DNA from Oryzisolibacter sp. LB2S:
CAGATAGTCGCGCGCGCCCTCGGGCGTGCTCTTGCCGAGCATGGGGGTTTCGATGTCGATGAAGCCTTCCTTGTCGAGGAAGTTGCGCACCTGGATCGCCGTTTTGTAGCGCAGCATCAGGTTGCGCTGCATGGCCGGGCGGCGCAGGTCCATCACGCGGTGCGTCAGGCGCGTGGTCTCCGACAGGTTGTCGTCGTCCATCTGGAACGGCGGCGTCACCGAGGCGTTGAGCACGTTCAGCTCATGGCACAGCACTTCGATCTGGCCGCTCTTGAGCTTGTCGTTGGTGGTGCCGGCGGGACGCGCGCGCACCAGGCCCTTGACCTGGATGCAGAACTCGTTGCGGATGTCCTCGGCCACCTTGAACATCTCGGGGCGGTCGGGGTCGCAGACCACCTGCACATAGCCTTCGCGGTCGCGCAGGTCGATGAAGATCACGCCCCCATGGTCGCGGCGGCGGTTCACCCAGCCGCACAGGGTAACGGTTTGGCCCATCAGGGCTTCGGTCACAAGACCGCAGTATTCGGAGCGCATGGCCATGTCGGGTTCTTCCTGCGCCCGCAGTGGGCGCTGTCGTTCGGTGAGGTTTATCGGTCGGTCGCTTCCGCTGGGACCAGGGACGGCGGCGCCACCACACCCATGGAAACGATGTACTTGAGCGCAGCGTCCACGCTCATTTCGAGTTCAACACAGTCGCTCTTGCGCACGATGACGAAATAGCCGCTCGTGGGGTTGGGCGTGGTGGGCACATAGACGCTGACGAATTCGTCGCGCAGATAGCCCGCGACCTCGCCCGTGGGCGTGCCGGTGACGAAGGCCACGGTCCACACGCCCTCGCGCGGCCATTGAACCAGCACCGCGGTGCGAAAGGCGTTGCCGCTCTCGGAAAACAGCGTGTCCGACACCTGCTTGACGCTCGAATAGATGGAGCGCACCACAGGTATGCGCGTGACCAGCCCATCGCCCCAGGCCACCATCTTGCGGCCCGCGAAGTTGCTGGCAAAGGCGCCGATGATGAGCAGTATGGCGAGCGTGAGCAGCACGCCGAAGCCCGGGATGTGAAAGCCCAGCAGCTTGTCCGGATGCCAGGCGCCAGGCAGGATGGTGAGCGTCTGATCCAGCGTGCTGACGATCCAGCTCAGCACCCAGGCGGTGATGACGCCGGGCACGACGACCAGCAGACCCGTGAAAAGCCATTTGCGCAGAGCGGCCATGAGCGTGGTTGACTTTATGCGTCAGAACTGGCTGGAGCGCTTGCGGGAGAAGCGCTTGCAGCTTCAGATTTAGGAGCATCCTGGGTCGCCGGGGCGGCGGCCGCGCTGCCAGCCGAGCCGCCCGAGCCCCCACGGAAATCGGTCACATACCACCCCGATCCCTTGAGCTGGAAACCCGCGGCCGTGACCTGCTTGGCAAACGTCTCGGCGCCGCATGCGGGGCAGCGGGTCAAGGGTGCATCGGAGATTTTTTGCAGCACGTCCTTGGCATGGCCACAGGTGCCGCAACGGTAGGCGTAAATAGGCATTGCGAAGAAATGCGAAAAATGTGCAAAGCCGTCGATTATAAGTATCGGGCTCTGTGGTGCAGGGGCGCTGCGCGCTTACTCGACTCCCACCACCCGGTGATGGGGTGCGCGCGTGTTGCGCACCATCTGCGGCGCCAGCGAGCCCGCGACCATGCCGAAGGCGGCCGACAGCAGGCCGGCGAGCTGCTGCGGGAAGGCCTCGTGCAGCGCCGGCGTGAGCATGAACACCAGCCACACGCCAATGCCCAGCACCACGGCGCAGATCGCGCCCTGGGTGTTGGCGCGCTTCCAGTACAGGCCGAACACCAGGGGCACGAAGGCGCCGACCAGCGGCACCTGGTAGGCGCTCGAGACCAGCTCGTAGATGGGCGTGCCTTCCATCACTATCGAATACAGCAGCACCCCGGCCGCAAACACCAGCACGCTGATGCGCATGGCGAGCAGCTTCTCGCGGTCGCTGATGTGCTCGGGCCGGAACTGGCGCCAGATGTTCTCGGTGAACGTGACGCTGGGCGCGAGCAGCGTGGCCGAGGCACAGGACTTGATGGCCGACAGCAGCGCGCCGAAGAACAGCACCTGCATCACCAGCGGCATGCGCTCCATGACCAGGGTGGGCAGCACCTTCTGCGGGTCCTCCGCCAGCAGGTCAGCCGCCTGCTCGGGCATGATGATGAGCGCGCTGGCCACGAGGAACATGGGCACGAAGGCAAACAGGATGTAGGCCGTGCCGCCGATGACCGTGCCATGCGTGGCCGCCCGCTCGGTCTTGGCCGACATGACGCGCTGGAACACGTCCTGCTGCGGGATGGAGCCCAGCATCATGGTGATGGCCGCGCCAAAGAAGAACAGCATCTCGTGCCAGGTGGGTGCCGGCCAGAAACGCAGCATGTCGCGGCTGGTGATGAGCTCGACCACCTTGCCCGCGCCGCCGGCCATGTCGGCCGCGAACCAGGACAGGATCACCAGTCCCAGCACCAGGATGAGCATCTGGATGAAGTCCGTGACCGCCACCGACCACATGCCGCCCCACAGCGTGTAGACCAGGATGGACAGCACGCCTATGGTCATGCCCCAGGGAATGCTGATCGCACCGCCCGAAAGCAGGTTGAACACCAGGCCCAGCGCCGTGACCTGGGCCGACACCCAGCCCAGGTAGCTCAGCATGATGATCAGCGAGCAGATGATCTCCACCGCACGCCCGTAGCGCTCGCGGTAGTAGTCGCTGATGGTCAAGAGCGTCATGCGGTAGAGCTTGGCCGCAAAGAACAGACCCACGAGGATCAGGCACATGCCGGCGCCGAACGGGTCCTCGACCACCGCGTGCAGCCCGCCCTCGATGAACTTGGCCGGCACGCCGAGCACGATCTCCGAGCCGAACCAGGTCGCGAACGTGGTGGTGATGATCATGTACATGGGCAGGCTGCGCCCTGCGATCGCGAAGTCCGCCGTGTTCTTCACGCGCTGGGCGGCCCACAGGCCTATCCCGATGGTGACGAACAGATAGGCAATCACCATGAAGAGCAACACCTGGCAACTCCTGTGTACAAAGAGGGGTAGTGGATCAATAGAGGTGCACGCGCACGATCACCTGCATGGCCAGCAGGCCCAGCACAAAGCCCAGGCCACCATAGAGGATGGCCTGCAGCAGGCGGTTGGTGCGCTTCTGGGTGGCGATGAGCTCCTGCAGCTCCGTGTGATGCGGCTGCGCGCCCCGGCGCAGGTAGTCGTACATCAGCCGCGGCAGGTCGGGCAGCACCTTGGCGTAGTGCGGCGCCTGGTCGCGCAGCTCGCGCCACAGGCGCTGCGGCCCCATCTGCTCGAGCATCCATTTCTCGAGGAAGGGCTTGGCCGTGCTCCACAGGTCCAGATCGGGGTCAAGCTGGCGCCCCAGGCCCTCGATGTTGAGCAGCGTCTTCTGCAGCAGCACCAGCTGGGGCTGGATCTCGACGTGAAAGCGCCGCGAGGTCTGAAACAGCCGCATGAGCACCATGCCCAGCGAGATTTCCTTGAGCGGGCGGTCAAAGTAAGGCTCGCACACCGCGCGTATGGCCGATTCGAGCTCGTTGACGCGCGTCGTCGCGGGCACCCAGCCGCTCTCGATGTGCAGCTCGGCCACGCGCTTGTAGTCGCGCCGGAAGAAGGCCGTGAAGTTCTGCGCCAGGTATTCCTTGTCGTACTCGGTGAGCGTGCCCACGATGCCGAAATCGAGCGAGATGTAGCGCCCGAAGGTGGCCGCGTCCAGGCTCACCTGGATGTTGCCGGGGTGCATGTCGGCGTGAAAAAAGCCGTCGCGAAACACCTGCGTGAAGAAGATGGTCACGCCGTCGCGCGCGAGCTTGGGAATGTCCACCCCGGCCGCGCGCAGGCGGTCGACCTGGCTGATGGGCACGCCCTTCATGCGCTCCATGACCATGACGTCGGTGCGGCAGAAGTCCCAGAACACCTCGGGGATGAGCACCAGGTCCAGGCCCTCCATGTTGCGGCGCAGCTGGGCGGCGTTGGAGGCCTCGCGCATCAGGTCGAGCTCGTCGTGCAGATACATGTCGAACTCGGCCACCACCTCGCGCGGCTTGAGGCGCCGGCCGTCGGCCGAGAGCTTTTCCACCCAGCCGGCCATCATGCGCATGAGGGCCAGGTCCTTCTCGATCACGGGCAGCATGCCCGGGCGCAGCACCTTGACGGCCACCTCGCGCTCGCGGCCATCACGGTCGCGGATGACCGCAAAGTGCACCTGGGCGATGGAGGCGCTGGCCACGGGCTCGCGCTCGAAGGAGACGAAGAGCTCGCCCAGCGGGCGGCGAAACGAGCGCTCTATGGTGTCGATGGCGA
Protein-coding regions in this window:
- a CDS encoding FmdB family zinc ribbon protein: MPIYAYRCGTCGHAKDVLQKISDAPLTRCPACGAETFAKQVTAAGFQLKGSGWYVTDFRGGSGGSAGSAAAAPATQDAPKSEAASASPASAPASSDA
- a CDS encoding DUF502 domain-containing protein, producing the protein MAALRKWLFTGLLVVVPGVITAWVLSWIVSTLDQTLTILPGAWHPDKLLGFHIPGFGVLLTLAILLIIGAFASNFAGRKMVAWGDGLVTRIPVVRSIYSSVKQVSDTLFSESGNAFRTAVLVQWPREGVWTVAFVTGTPTGEVAGYLRDEFVSVYVPTTPNPTSGYFVIVRKSDCVELEMSVDAALKYIVSMGVVAPPSLVPAEATDR
- the ubiB gene encoding ubiquinone biosynthesis regulatory protein kinase UbiB → MNRFFRGATIIWVALRYGLDELVLSNFDHPWLRLFTRLITIGRRLDAPRGQRLREALQQLGPIFVKFGQVLSTRRDLMPPDIADELALLQDRVPAFDPQIAIDTIERSFRRPLGELFVSFEREPVASASIAQVHFAVIRDRDGREREVAVKVLRPGMLPVIEKDLALMRMMAGWVEKLSADGRRLKPREVVAEFDMYLHDELDLMREASNAAQLRRNMEGLDLVLIPEVFWDFCRTDVMVMERMKGVPISQVDRLRAAGVDIPKLARDGVTIFFTQVFRDGFFHADMHPGNIQVSLDAATFGRYISLDFGIVGTLTEYDKEYLAQNFTAFFRRDYKRVAELHIESGWVPATTRVNELESAIRAVCEPYFDRPLKEISLGMVLMRLFQTSRRFHVEIQPQLVLLQKTLLNIEGLGRQLDPDLDLWSTAKPFLEKWMLEQMGPQRLWRELRDQAPHYAKVLPDLPRLMYDYLRRGAQPHHTELQELIATQKRTNRLLQAILYGGLGFVLGLLAMQVIVRVHLY
- a CDS encoding sodium:solute symporter family protein, yielding MLLFMVIAYLFVTIGIGLWAAQRVKNTADFAIAGRSLPMYMIITTTFATWFGSEIVLGVPAKFIEGGLHAVVEDPFGAGMCLILVGLFFAAKLYRMTLLTISDYYRERYGRAVEIICSLIIMLSYLGWVSAQVTALGLVFNLLSGGAISIPWGMTIGVLSILVYTLWGGMWSVAVTDFIQMLILVLGLVILSWFAADMAGGAGKVVELITSRDMLRFWPAPTWHEMLFFFGAAITMMLGSIPQQDVFQRVMSAKTERAATHGTVIGGTAYILFAFVPMFLVASALIIMPEQAADLLAEDPQKVLPTLVMERMPLVMQVLFFGALLSAIKSCASATLLAPSVTFTENIWRQFRPEHISDREKLLAMRISVLVFAAGVLLYSIVMEGTPIYELVSSAYQVPLVGAFVPLVFGLYWKRANTQGAICAVVLGIGVWLVFMLTPALHEAFPQQLAGLLSAAFGMVAGSLAPQMVRNTRAPHHRVVGVE